In Cydia amplana chromosome 13, ilCydAmpl1.1, whole genome shotgun sequence, the genomic stretch ACACAGAGTTATTTTGTGGGTGACATAAAGAAAAGAATTCAATTCATTACCTAACTAATGGCTgaattagacggcgcgcgaactcgcatgcgattttagttacgttCAATTCAACCAaacgatcaaaacccgcaatgtaatgaaactcgcatacgagttgtcgcatcgtctaaatgagccctaatagaTTAGAATCAACATGATTGGACCGACTCAATTAAATGAGCGAAGTTTCCCCATAAAATGGGTCCCGATGTACAAACGGTCCCGCCGCCCCGGGATTCTTGTGGTAACTGAAAAtgaataaagatgaaaataaaatgGATGGAGATCAATGCACACAACATAGAACACTCGGACACGGGAGCaaatggaatgaaacatctCGCCTAAGGGACCcgcccgagtggacgctcgagttgagcgtgcagcggggcggggcgtgcggcgtgcatgttaaacaaatgcaagcgtataggagcggccttagtgcacgctgctcaaatcacttgtgagcccgacgccacgctgcacgccccgccgaacgctccgctccgagcgtccactcaggccttacactgacGGTAAAGCGAGTGAGTTTCGAACCCCAACTCGTATCATAGAAAAATAAGCAAGCTTATAGAGTACCTACTTGCTCTATTCATCAATTTCCTTACCTAATAACAAAGAGGATTGATTGTAATAGAGcggtaaagtctaagaaaaaatgtGCCCCTTAGTTTGACATCGAAAACAGTTGGCGCTGTACTGCGCCATGTTTTGCTTTGcggtcactgaattgtcaaacgtcaaattttgacaatcagagttaccgcaaaatgtatggagctgtacagcgccatctcgtttacctgtcaaattcgaagcaccaaattgtcttagtgtaaggcctgagtggacactcgaagcggagcgttcggcggggcgtgcagcgtggcgtcgggctcacaagtgatgtgagcagcgtgcactaaggccgctcctatacgtttgcatttgtttaacatgcactccgcacgccccgccccgctgcacgcccaactcgagcgtccactcaggccttacacttacgatTTTAAAACATCTTACTCAATCAATGTGTCTTTGCTTAAGAATAATATAAGAAGTAGTATGAGTAAATTAGTGTCCACTTACCGCCCTATTGATGTCTCCAACGCAGACCCAGTAATCAGCCACCTTGGTGTCTTGGCTGTTGTGCATCTTGTGAGCGACGGCGACCGTCCATTTCGAGTGGTCGTGGTGAGATGTGAAGGACATACGAGCCAGGGGGAACTTTAGGCGGTCTATGTTCCGCACTCTGAAATTGGATATGGacatttttatttgatatttaaatgcTATATCACTATAAAAATACGATAGCGATatacgaagcgctggtggcctagcggtaagagcgtgtgactttcaatctggaggtcgcgggttcaaaccccggctcgtaccgatgagtttttcggaacttatgtaccaaatctcatttgatatttaccagtcgctttttggtaaaggaaaacatcgtgaggaaaccgaactaatcccaataaggcctagttttcccatctgggttggaaggtcagatggaagtcgctttcgtaaaaactagtgcctacttcaattcttgggattagttgtcaaagcGGAccccgggataacgcgaggaagaagaaccGAACATTCGGCCACGGAGTGACAAAGTGAATCAAAACATGTACACGCAGCCCCAATATTAGTCACTATTATTATTGCTTGATCTCTAAAATAGCCCATTCCAAAAACTTTCAGTGTGATCTTTACGTACTGAAAGTTCCTATTGCACTCCGAGTCCAAGGTGCCAGGCCCATTAGTCCAGGACTCCACCAGCAGGTCTGACTGCAGAACCTCGGCCACTAACCCACTGTACAAGTCGTCGTTGAACATGGCACTCTTCGCGAACGAGAGGAACTTGCGTCCAGCTAGGGTTTCGAAACTCTCTATGTGGTACCTGGGGAAATATAGCCAGGGTTATGTGGAGGAAACAGTACtagtaaaccggggtgactgaAAATCAGGGGCGactttgaaatttaatttttaaattacataatttttgatgtgcttttttttgttttttttttcatgttgacGAGTAAAGGTgccctatacggctaccatcagtttggcactgacataaacgccgtcgagaacgtaatttactttctatacatctcgctcgtacatattagtgcaaacgagatgtatagaaagtaaattactttctcgatagcgtaagtcagttttgacactgtcagtgactcatggtacgggctcttgtggcctatttgctgaataaatgttaaaGTTTGTAGTTTAAGGGGTTTTGTAGTAGATAAACAattcataaaaacaattttgtTATACGAACAGTtcaagaaaataatgaataatgtttatttagtggcagttttgaAACTATCAAAGTAACACCAAAATTTCCTAGTGACTCAATTTTACAGTCACCTGTCTCTGATCAATAATCGTGAATCTAAGTTAATTACTTGTGATACTTCGCTAAGCACcccgtattttatttatttactcattGTATCGatatgttatgtaggtacatgccGACGTTTATTGTGTGTTGTTTGTTCAATACACAtgtacattttatattatttactaaTACTATTCAGTCAAAGAATAACAAATACCGAACATTGCATCCAAATACGACACGAGTTGTGAGTATTGTTCACACTATGACTAATCATAAGAACGGAAAAGGAAATCAGAGTATTACGCATAATATGCATAGTATTTTCAGATCGTATTAGTAGCACAACACAAACAAAAAACAAGGCCTACATTTTGTATGAAGCAAAATTTTTAGCTAAATACCCATAACTTCATATGCAACTCATGTCACTCACTATAGTCGGCTGTCGCCATccttattaacacattcagtgcagaaaacccgactatcgggtattttatgatttctttcccaggccggacgatagtcgggatcgtggtactacagctttatatgtcAATTTTTctgatgtcttgtttggctgggtggcaatgaatgtgttagggctgatttagacggcgcgcgaactcgcatgcgattttagttacattgcggactgttggttacgtccaattcaaccgaccgatcaaaatccgcaatgtacctaatgaaactcgcatgcgagttcccgcatcgtctaaatgagcccttaaagtatcaagcCGGTGTGTGGAGTTGCAAGCGTCCATAACTTAGGACTGATGCCTACAGTGCCCACCATCTTGCGAGCtgtgtaataggtaggtacgtctgAGAAAGGTTTGCAACTTGTAACCTATAATCGCTGTTtgcctttctaacaaacacgGTTGTATGggtatacaatacatacatgtTACGCGACCTTGTTCGTCATAATTAAGGTGACAAGAATATCCAAGGAACCGATTCATTGAAGCTACTAGATTTGTAATATCTAGTCTTAAACAAattcgtgcttcgaatttgGCAGCTAATGTAGATGGCGCTGCGCGCTGCAGGGATCCGTGTGTGTTGACACTGTTGACGTTTATAATGTGGTTCCGTACAGCCATCTTTTTCAGCTGTGACGATATTTGTAAGTCTCAGACACTTGCTTTACGTCAACAAATCTTATACAATCAGTGAATCTTTGTTGGCAACTTACCAAGGGGAAGCATCGACAGTCTTATTGTTGACCACCTCAACCAACATCGGCAGCTCATTCTCGTATTCCGTAGGTATTTGGCTGTAAACCACCAGCGGCTCGTTGTATTTCAGCTGCGTGGCTATCTGGTTCACGGTGGCGGTTTGCACCGACATGCAGAGCATCGACTGTCCATACTTCATACCGGTTTGTGGGTAGCTGTAGCTGGTCAGGTTCATGCCGCGACCTGAAGTcaaaacataaatatgtatggaaataaaaaaatgcaacaATGGTATGAAGTCTCCCAAGGTTTACATGGCGCTGTACGGCTTCGTATTtagccatgaatctagtattaaactggatcgggcatgagtggtggggataactgacagaacgggatagccttatgtatctttcagtaggagtagcagcgaaagcgctattattgtttgtccttgtcacagtctcacatttttctttattccccaccataaattagtatggattggtctaatttatatgttttgttcctcacggaggcacgcgtagaccacttctattgCTACCTTCTATGTATTTAGCAGTAACTTTGGTTGCCAAAAGTTGACATTTCATCCACCACAAagacatacataaatataatcacgcctatttcccggaggagtATGCAGAGACCACGGATAAAATCATAGATgttaggatcctaatagatgcgGTATAAGGTGTGTACCTTACGCACGTGTGTGCGTCCGTGAGgaacaaaacataggcaatgccaATGCGACAATATGAtgggtcgaattcatttgttgcccaccataatccatactaatttatggtggggaataaaaaaaatttagactgtgacaaggacaaacaataatagcgctttcgctgctactcctactgaaagatacataagactatcccgttcagtCATTTTCCCAGTCATGCCTGATCCAtggataaaataaagtaaagcgCCATTCACTTCAGCTGTCAGAGTCTTTTAACACTTTACAGATGTTCTACCATCAAATACGCCTTGGTtactatagcctgaccagtaatatatgataattgtcaagagggcgctgttattctcatgtatagggtgacaattcagtgtagtatgaaaaaattagttccagtgaaattccgcaacatggcgcaccctcaatagatcctggttcacctatacactCTTTGTTTGCAAACGAATGGTATACTTAACATGTATTAATGTAATACTCACCATCAGGTACCGGTGGGAACCTCGGCACAGAATGCACCAGCCACAGCGAGGTGAACTTGTCCCCCATAATCACGCCCTTTGTGTGGCCTTTCTCGACCCTATTCTTCAGGAATTTAGTGTGCATTTTGCACATCTCGGCCAAGTCGTAGTCGTCATAATACTTGTCGCCTAGCTTAAACTTCTTGTACTTCTTTACTGAAGGTTCCGTGAACTTCATTTGCCCTGCGTACAATTATGAGACTATTATAGACTGTAACTTAAAACTCCCGGGCAAACTCAAAAACTTCTTATTCCATGAGAAAGGtctaattttgttaaaataagtACTTTGGTTTAATTAAACCAAGTCTGTGATTAAACCTCTCTTtcctgtaggcctagcacatgattggcgcgacagtatctcgcggcgcgaTAGACTACCTACCCGTCTTTttataactatgttaataaaatagggacgggtagtctatctcgccgcaagatactgtcgcgccaaccatgtgctagcccggctgtttttaatatatttttataattattaccttTTTTACGTTTTGAATACATTTCAGCTACATTTTGCAGAATATCTGGCGCATTCTCATTAGCTGGTGGCTGGTCATTGTACAACACGGTCATAGTATTCTTTGACTGCAATAACAATTACACAACATATGATTTTTATATGAATGGGTTAGTGTTACAACTAGATATTGCTTGTAAGAAGTGAATGGCCTATATACGCCCTAGTGATAACGAATGACAATAGCCAGCAATGCAATAGCTAGcattgataaaattgtattacaaTATGAACACTGAAGGAATTACGTACTTACCTAACACAATATAATGTGTAATTAAGGTCAAAAATGTATATACTGGTTAACCAGGGTGACTttgaaatgcaggggcgactctaatatttcagtttttcagccgtaacAAATTTTTATtcgcagagatgtgacttatttgaaatacttgtatttaaaatgcaaatacaaaatgcaaaatacctattttgtattttgtatttaaataccttttgaagaaaactattttgtattttatttgaaatagtttttaggacctattttctattttcaaaatacaaaatactttatagtagctaatttaggtaggagttacaatctcttctgatgttacaatcctggcaaaactctcattcttttaacatggaactgttgaatatgtttagtaacgtcgcacatgacaaCAAAattagcgagtggttaaaaaagaagAATGTTGAGTGTtgtgagggtttcaaggcatgagaggagaacaaacttttctgccctggtgAAACACAAACGTGACGTTTTCATTACACTAACGAGAGGTATTacctatactagctgtaaaacattacatatctaaattaatgcttttaaaaattggccgttaaaaaccatcatccatcatccatccttccggttaatatgagcaaacaactagaaatttgcactttagatagaggactgattgacacactgttttcaaagaataaagagagtcttttcaactcGGAAATtccgagtaatactttttaattcagactaggtattcactattcagagtaccttttatcgcaaagtatttgtatttaaaaaaagtattttgaaaatacctatttcgtattttgtattttaaatataaattcaaaaactattttgcatttgaaatagtatatcaaggaaatatttgcattttgtatttaaatactttttaaagtatttttcacatctctgtttATTCGcaatttttaatagtaggtaatcacgaatgtataataatctaacttgttacatgAACAGTTAGTGAAAATAACGAATAAtgctaatttagtggcagttttaaaactatcaaagtatccccaaaatttcctagtcactccgttttacggtactagaGGAACTTAATTCTATTGAAGtgggttattaaattaattatgactgtaaaatgtattaatgttGACTGTGGTAGGTAATTTTTTAATAGTAGGAAAGGATGACTAAATACTAAACTAAGAGGAGTAGGTTCTTAACTACTTGTGGacattattacaaataattaggtaggtacctacttatttattctaCTTGAGCTCAGGCTCAGAAACAGTTGTTTTGTATTTGGAACTCTTAGTTAGATACTCTATAAAAGTTCATAATAGATTGCCGTataacaatttgtatgaaaggTCTCAAGAGGCTATAATCCATTCAGTTACCTAATCCCAGTGAATAAATTAAGTACTAGTATTTGTAGCAACCATAATCAGACCATACAACCCTAATGAATAATGGACATAAATCTAATTTTTATAAAGATATGTTCTAATCTAAGGAACTGTTACCAGGTACATGGGCTGCAGTGTCCTGCCCAACATGGAGTTGGGATTGGCAATGGACAAGTCGGACATGATCCAACCTTGGCGCAGTTTTGACGGAGTCAGGTACATGTAGGCTACCCCTTTCCGGACCAGGGGATTTAAATGATTCTTTTCTTTAGGTAACTTGTATATGTAAAACCTATGAACAAAAGCAAGTCATTGATTTTATTAACGCAGATAACCATATCCTCTAGCAGttcagagacctataaaaaggcctTCCattccattttgaatttttatttaattaaattaaaatagcatTTGTCTTGGCAAAATTTGATTCATGGGTGACTAGACAATGTAATATTGTAGCTATTGTAAGTGACTCAACATTTATTTCTTTTGTGACAAACatctaattttattgtaattacttacttaatttaatatttgttttaagtTAAGCATGCTTTATATAAATACAGAGCACAGTAAGTATAAAAAATTCCCTCAGCTTATAGGACATATttacatgttttttatttcaataaatagtaATCCAGTGAAAATAGTCATAGGATTTCAATgaatttcatttaataaatagagGTACTTACCAGTCAACTGGTTCACCCCTATCATTCCTACATTGTTGAGCTGAACCATCACAATCAGACACAAATAAAAGAACCACGATAAAACATAAGCGGTACATCGTGAGGCGTGTTTATTTCGCGAAATCCAAGCTCGAAGTAACAGAAAGGTCAGAAGGATGTTTTTACAATCGGTGTGTCATTTACAGTTCGAGCGACATGttgcaaataaaactattaaacaaTGCATTTATTTACACAACAATTTATAAACAAGTCATGGATTTCCTTTCCGATTGAGGGTTCAACAATttgaattcaaaataaaaatttcgGTTGTTGTTGTTTTCTTTGTGTCGCGAAGTGacgcatacgcagtacgcacgGGAGCCACTAATACACAACCAAATAATGCTCAACCcaagaatgtacagcccaataattggcgtccatGATGGACGcggattattgggctgtacattcctgggttgagcattCTCGGTCCGCGCAAGTTTGGTCCGGGGCGATAATACGAAGCCACTATTTTCACAGGGCAATAATGTACGACCCCATAATTCGCGTCCACTAATTTGAGTCCCTTGGCTTTCAATTATTGGGCTGAACATTATTGGTACAGGTCGAGAAAGCCCGACCCAATAATGTACGACCCAATAATTGGAAGCCAAAAACCAGagacattcttttttttaagggaGCTGTCAAAATTAGTAGTGACGTTCTGACATGAGCTCTTGACAGCTCAAAAATAATCGGTTTTTCCAGTGACATCtatcagtgacattgacagtattgacacttgttGCTTAAGTTGCTTTACAATTTCtgtatcaatttttatttttcatgtatttttGCGAGGAATACAGAAGTGCGGACGTGACTCGAACGAAGACGGCTAAGTGTAGACGTGGCCCATTTACTTGCTGAGCGAAATCAGAATAACCAATGGCGTCTGGACTGGAAGAATCACATAACCCACGGCAAGCTTCAATCATATCAGTACAGATGCAAGAACCCTGTTCTGAGTCTCTGATCCATAAGTGTGGCCTGCTTAGGCCTTAGGCCACGTGTCGGCATCCTCGATAACATCAATCAATCCCACAGTGACTTGTTACCTGATACGACTGTTACCTGATACGACTTGCAGGTAGTTTTTGGCATTTGAAAAGATGGTAACTTTGGGAATTTTGTGGGACTGATATGTTCAGCCTATACTTGGGACAAaccatgtaaaaaatatgtgtcaatgaaattcaaatattGTGAAGAACATTACAAGTTGCTCAAGTTGTCGTGTCGGCAGTACCACTTCTACGACCGAGCAGTCTTGATACGCCGTGTCTACGAAGAAAGACTCAGAAAACTTCAAGACGCATCAATCACATGCAAGTTAGAAGAGCCACAATTAGAGCCCAAGTACATCGCAGACCTGCAGGATTTGAAGGCGCAAATAGAAGAACGCTTACACTACATGCAGATCACCCAACCAGCACCAGCAGATGACGTCGCAGAATTGGCCAGGGTGGAGTTAGCAATGAGAAAACATTACACACAGAGATTCTGCATTACTAAAGACAACAATCATGACATGTGGGAAGACCACTTGaaaaacattataacaaaaagtGAAGTGAGAAACAAAGACAATGATCGTGAGTTATTAGAACAGTATGCTAAAGAACAGTGGTTATTAGAATTAAGAGCCATAGTCCATGATTATTCACCAGACTTGACATCACCGACTACTCACTTAACAACTAATCAAAATTAGGATTAGaagtaaatttagaaaaaattaagGATACACCGATAGTTAATAAGCTAAACTTAATGTTGTGTTTGCCAATTGGCGATaagtataatacatttttagaaacGTATGTAGATTTTAGTAAGACTAGCATTAAtgaaatgtattataattatcactATGGCTACCCCATATTCAACTATGTGCCGTCCCAGGAAACATGGGCATAGATCGAATATTATAGCCAATAGAATTTATTCGTATGATGTTGTAGAATATAGCCAATAGAATTGTAATTCGATATTGTAGAATATACTTGTTATTAGGATTTACTTGTTATTAGcctatgtacttattaatttacttgtttttaggctatgtacttatcaatttatttgtttttaggctatgcacttattaatttactttttacatattaggttatgcacttattaatttacttgttattcacttataaacggtggtggccgagtggatatgacgcccgaatttcaatccggaggtcgcgggttcaaatcctggctcgtaccaatgagtttttcggaacttatgtacgaaatatcaatttaccactagcttttcggtgaaggaaaacatgcaatacatctgcgaagaaattcaaaggtgtatgtgaagtccccaatccgctttgggctagcgtggggactacagTTTTGGTATGGGAACCAGATCAATCATGTCAGATGGGGGGACAGTATTTCGGAGGGGTACAGGTTGGAGTGTGGCGTGAGACAAGGGGGGCTGAGCTCGCCCACACTCTTCAACCTGTACGTTAACGATCTGATTGAGGTGCTCAGCAGCCGTCATGTCGGTTGTCACATTGACGGGGTATGCTTCAACAATATTAGCTACGCAGACGACATGGCGTTGCTGAGTGCATCTGTTGGAGGTCTCCGCGAACTCATTAGTCTCTTATAGCAGTTTGCCAGTAGTCACGGCCTTAAATATAACGCTAAGAAGAGCGAGCTAATGATTTTCAGAGCGGGGACTAAATGTCCGTCCGAGGTACCTCCTGTACGTCTCAGCGGGGTCCCCTTGAAGCGTGTTCACCGGTTCAAATATCTAGGCCATGTGTTAACGGACGACCTTAAGGATGACGAAGATATTGAACGGGAGCGGAGAGCGTTGTCAGTCCGAGCCAATATGATAGCCCGCAGGTTTGCTCGTTGTTCTTTTAACGTCAAAACTACACTGTTTCGTGCATACTGTACCACTTTTTACACGAGCAGCCTGTGGGTTAAATACACACAGAAGGCATACAACGCTCTCCGTGTTCAATATAATAACGCGTTAAGGGCGCTGCTGCATTTACCGAGGTTTTGCAGTGCCTCGGGAATGTTCGCGGAGGCGCGTGTGGATTGCTTTTACGCCACCATGCGCAAGAGAGCAACCTCAGCAGCGCGGCGTGTGCGCGCCAGCGGCAGCGCCCTGCTGGCAGTCGTCGCCGACAGGCTTGACGGACCATTTATGAGACACTGGTTGTCATTGCATGCACCAGTGTCCCATAACTGGACcaaatgatgtacctacctagttaagttagattatataatttatttgtcgacattttcatttttattttcattattttgtattgttctgTTAGTATATATATGGTTTGTTATTGTGTCGTTTAAGTACTTGTGTTATGTATTGTGTGATTTGTCTCTGTGTTGTATGGGTGAaaagcctgaaataaatgatattttatttttatttttttataatattgcattgtcacccgacttacgccatttaaattatgagt encodes the following:
- the LOC134653570 gene encoding deoxyribonuclease-2-alpha; the protein is MYRLCFIVVLLFVSDCDGSAQQCRNDRGEPVDWFYIYKLPKEKNHLNPLVRKGVAYMYLTPSKLRQGWIMSDLSIANPNSMLGRTLQPMYLSKNTMTVLYNDQPPANENAPDILQNVAEMYSKRKKGQMKFTEPSVKKYKKFKLGDKYYDDYDLAEMCKMHTKFLKNRVEKGHTKGVIMGDKFTSLWLVHSVPRFPPVPDGRGMNLTSYSYPQTGMKYGQSMLCMSVQTATVNQIATQLKYNEPLVVYSQIPTEYENELPMLVEVVNNKTVDASPWYHIESFETLAGRKFLSFAKSAMFNDDLYSGLVAEVLQSDLLVESWTNGPGTLDSECNRNFQVRNIDRLKFPLARMSFTSHHDHSKWTVAVAHKMHNSQDTKVADYWVCVGDINRALPQESRGGGTVCTSGPILWGNFAHLIESVQSC